One region of Eleutherodactylus coqui strain aEleCoq1 chromosome 5, aEleCoq1.hap1, whole genome shotgun sequence genomic DNA includes:
- the LOC136627285 gene encoding oocyte zinc finger protein XlCOF22-like isoform X1, translated as MAESILNITLEILFQLTGEDYTVVKRVSSDGRRAPMCDRWERPLSPVSGDPPNPLLHQDINVQKILELTNKMIELLTGEVPIRCQDVAVYFSMEEWEYIGGHKDLYKEAMMETRQPLPSPVPSSKRRTPDRCPRPLLPQDHQLLYEDEDLTDINTTDINVRGDQRCKEEIPTGNHPADDGAESSEGCLISADCKVEDCGITQDTDEEPAIIPDIPSALHSKDPSSDPLIQIPSTDSSQTAEQKKSHRRNAKPQGDPTRENPFSCPECGKHFNQKSNLVSHQRIHTGEKPFSCSECGKCFTVKSNLVQHQRTHSGERPFFCSECGKCFKGKSHLVIHQRIHTGMKPFSCAECGKCFSCQTHLVIHQRSHTGEKPFSCSECEKCFMSNSALVMHQKIHTGEKPFSCAECGKCFTRKSVLVFHQRTHTGEKPFSCTECEECFKWKSDLVIHQRIHTGEKPFSCAECGKLFSQTSTLVSHQRSHTGVKPFSCSECGKHFALKSRLVRHQRNHTGDNSFSCSECGKCCTQKADLVKHQRTHTGEKPFSCSECGKHFTVKSNLVRHQRTHTGE; from the exons ATGGCGGAAAGTATATTAAAtatcaccctagagatactcttccagcttactggagag gattacacagtagtgaagaggGTCTCTAGTGATGGCCGTCGGGCCCCTATGTGTGATAGATGGGAAAGACCCCTGAGCCCAGTTTCGGGGGACCCACCTAACCCCCTGTTACatcaggacatcaatgtacagaagattctagaactcaccaacaagatgattgagctgctgactggagag gttcctataaggtgtcaggatgtcgctgtctatttctccatggaggagtgggagtatataggaggacacaaggatctgtacaaggaggccatgatggagacccgccagccgctcccatcaccag ttccatccagtaagagaagaaccccagatagatgtccccgtcctcttcttccacaagaccatcag cttttgtatgaggatgaagatctgaccgatattaatactacagatataaatgtgaggggcgatcagcggtgtaaagaggagattcctacaggtaaccacccag CAGATGACGGTGCCGAGAGCTCAGAGGgatgtctgatatctgcagaCTGTAAAGTAGAagattgtggtatcacacaagatacagatgaagaacctgccattatcccagatatcccctcagcccttcacagcaaagatccatcatctgatcctcttatacagaTCCCATCtactgattcatcacagactgctgAGCAGAAAAAAAGTCACAGGAGGAATGCTAAACCTCAAGGAGATCCTACAAGGGAGAAtccattttcatgtccagaatgtgggaaacattttaatcagaaatcaaatcttgtttcacatcagagaattcacacaggggagaagccgttttcttgttcagaatgtgggaaatgttttactgtgaaatcaaatcttgttcaacatcagagaactcactcaggagagaggccatttttctgttctgaatgtgggaaatgttttaaagggaaatcacatcttgttatacatcagagaattcacacagggatgaagccattttcatgtgcagagtgtgggaaatgtttttcctgTCAAAcacatcttgttatacatcagagaagccacacaggagagaagccattttcttgttcagaatgtgagaaatgttttatgtCGAATTCAGCGCTTGTTatgcatcagaaaattcacacaggagagaaaccattttcatgtgcagaatgtgggaaatgttttactcgtaAATCAGTTCTTGTTttccatcagagaactcacacaggagagaagccattttcatgtacagaatgtgaggaatgttttaaatggaaatcggatcttgttatacatcagagaattcacacaggagagaagccattttcatgtgcagaatgtggtaaACTTTTTAGTCAGACATCAACTCTTGTTTCACAtcaaagaagtcacacaggagtgaagccattttcttgttcagaatgcggTAAACATTTTGCTCTTAAATCACGTctagttagacatcagagaaatcacacaggggataattcattttcatgttcagaatgtggaaaatgttgtaCTCAGAAAGCAGATCTtgtgaaacatcagagaactcacacaggggagaagccattttcttgttcagaatgtggcaaacatTTTACTGTGAAATCAAACctagttagacatcagagaactcacacaggggagtaG